In one Lepisosteus oculatus isolate fLepOcu1 chromosome 26, fLepOcu1.hap2, whole genome shotgun sequence genomic region, the following are encoded:
- the tmem248 gene encoding transmembrane protein 248 isoform X2, with protein sequence MVYLTGAMLSINPLENLKTYISSRPPLVIFMVSVSAVAIAFLTIGYFFKIKEIKSPEMTEDWNTFLLRFNELDFCISENETLKHGLNESTTPESTVTSGQARLNTQAPPLLEDSGPINISVPITLTLDPLRPFGGYSRNITHLYATVLGQQVGLSGREAHEEMNITFTLPASWNSDDCVLHGHCEQMVFISCMTITAASNVFPVTVQPPHCVPETYTNATSWYKIFTTARDSNTKYSQDYNPFWCYKGAVGKVYHALNPKLTVIVPDDDRSLINLHLMHTSYFLFVMVITMFCYAVIKGRPGKLRPNSADFCPEKVALSEG encoded by the exons atg GTGTATTTGACAGGAGCAATGCTCAGCATCAATCCCCTGGAGAATCTGAAGACCTACATCAGTAGCCGGCCTCCACTGGTCATTTTTATGGTCAGTGTAAGTGCTGTGGCCATTGCCTTCCTCACTATCGGCTACTTCTTCAAAATTAAGGAGATCAAATCCCCAGAGATGACTGAG GACTGGAACACCTTCCTGCTGCGCTTCAACGAGCTGGATTTCTGTATCTCGGAGAACGAGACCCTGAAGCATGGGCTGAATGAGTCGACTACGCCGGAGAGCACCGTGACCAGCGGCCAGGCCCGGCTCAACACTCAGGCCCCCCCCCTGCTGGAGGACTCGGGTCCCATCAACATCTCTGTCCCCATCACCCTCACGCTTGACCCCCTGCGCCCGTTCGGGGGTTACTCCCGCAACATCACCCATCTCTACGCCACAGTGCTGGGCCAGCAGGTCGGCCTTTCAG GCAGGGAAGCCCATGAAGAGATGAACATCACCTTCACCCTTCCTGCGTCCTGGAATTCGGATGACTGCGTTCTGCATGGGCACTGTGAGCAGATGGTGTTCATCAGCTGCATGACCATCACAGCAGCCAGCAACGTCTTCCCAGTCACAGT GCAGCCACCACACTGTGTTCCTGAGACCTACACCAATGCCACATCCTGGTACAAGATCTTCACCACAGCCAGAGACTCCAACACCAAATACTCGCAGGACTACAACCCCTTCTGGTGTTACAAAGGAGCTGTGGGCAAGGTGTATCATGCTTTAAACCCCAAGCTCACTGTCATTGTCCCAGAC GATGATCGCTCGCTGATAAACCTGCATCTCATGCACACCAGTTACTTCCTGTTCGTGATGGTGATCACGATGTTCTGCTATGCAGTCATCAAAGGCCGGCCAGGAAAATTACGTCCGAATAGTGCAGACTTCTGCCCTGAAAAG GTGGCTCTGTCTGAAGGATAA
- the tmem248 gene encoding transmembrane protein 248 isoform X4, protein MFSHVYLTGAMLSINPLENLKTYISSRPPLVIFMDWNTFLLRFNELDFCISENETLKHGLNESTTPESTVTSGQARLNTQAPPLLEDSGPINISVPITLTLDPLRPFGGYSRNITHLYATVLGQQVGLSGREAHEEMNITFTLPASWNSDDCVLHGHCEQMVFISCMTITAASNVFPVTVQPPHCVPETYTNATSWYKIFTTARDSNTKYSQDYNPFWCYKGAVGKVYHALNPKLTVIVPDDDRSLINLHLMHTSYFLFVMVITMFCYAVIKGRPGKLRPNSADFCPEKVALSEG, encoded by the exons ATGTTCAGTCAT GTGTATTTGACAGGAGCAATGCTCAGCATCAATCCCCTGGAGAATCTGAAGACCTACATCAGTAGCCGGCCTCCACTGGTCATTTTTATG GACTGGAACACCTTCCTGCTGCGCTTCAACGAGCTGGATTTCTGTATCTCGGAGAACGAGACCCTGAAGCATGGGCTGAATGAGTCGACTACGCCGGAGAGCACCGTGACCAGCGGCCAGGCCCGGCTCAACACTCAGGCCCCCCCCCTGCTGGAGGACTCGGGTCCCATCAACATCTCTGTCCCCATCACCCTCACGCTTGACCCCCTGCGCCCGTTCGGGGGTTACTCCCGCAACATCACCCATCTCTACGCCACAGTGCTGGGCCAGCAGGTCGGCCTTTCAG GCAGGGAAGCCCATGAAGAGATGAACATCACCTTCACCCTTCCTGCGTCCTGGAATTCGGATGACTGCGTTCTGCATGGGCACTGTGAGCAGATGGTGTTCATCAGCTGCATGACCATCACAGCAGCCAGCAACGTCTTCCCAGTCACAGT GCAGCCACCACACTGTGTTCCTGAGACCTACACCAATGCCACATCCTGGTACAAGATCTTCACCACAGCCAGAGACTCCAACACCAAATACTCGCAGGACTACAACCCCTTCTGGTGTTACAAAGGAGCTGTGGGCAAGGTGTATCATGCTTTAAACCCCAAGCTCACTGTCATTGTCCCAGAC GATGATCGCTCGCTGATAAACCTGCATCTCATGCACACCAGTTACTTCCTGTTCGTGATGGTGATCACGATGTTCTGCTATGCAGTCATCAAAGGCCGGCCAGGAAAATTACGTCCGAATAGTGCAGACTTCTGCCCTGAAAAG GTGGCTCTGTCTGAAGGATAA
- the rad51d gene encoding DNA repair protein RAD51 homolog 4 isoform X1 — translation MVFLREGLCPGLTEEVIQALRTQEIRTVEDLVSSELEELAQKCSISYKALVAIRRVLLTQHTGFPVSGADLYEELLSSMAILSTGNESLDVLLDAGLYTGEVTELAGGPGSGKTQVCLGVAVNISCVLKRTVLYIDTNGGLSASRLLQMVQSKTSNMEEQVEALNRILVCRVFDVFSLLETLHSLRSGGLEQASVRNGPIRAVLVDSVTAVLSHMLGGRQTEGMSLMIQVAGALRLIAKDLNVAVLVTNHVTRDGNGVLKAGLGQSWSHVPRTRVLLQRVDGPQARHSGLRWATLLKSSRQPCHQKQQFDLGSGGQPADSHPDHLQRREQEDVFKHDS, via the exons ATGGTCTTCCTCAGAGAGGGCCTGTGTCCCGGCTTGACTGAAGAAGTGATACAGGCACTGCGGACCCAAGAGATCAGGACAG TGGAAGACCTGGTCTCATCAGAACTTGAGGAACTTGCTCAGAAGTGCTCCATATCCTACAAG GCGCTGGTAGCTATACGCCGTGTCCTCCTTACTCAGCACACTGGCTTTCCTGTCTCGGGAGCTGATCTCTACGAGGAGCTGCTGAGCTCCATGGCGATCCTGTCCACAGGAAATGAGAG TCTGGACGTGCTGCTGGACGCTGGGCTGTACACAGGGGAGGTGACAGAGCTGGCTGGGGGCCCGGGCAGTGGGAAGACACAG GTTTGCCTGGGTGTGGCAGTGAACATATCCTGTGTTCTGAAGCGGACTGTCCTATATATTGACACGAATGGGGGCCTGTCTGCCTCTCGCCTGCTCCAGATGGTGCAgtccaagaccagcaatatggAGGAGCAG GTGGAAGCTCTGAACAGGATCCTGGTGTGCCGGGTGTTTGATGTCTTCTCCTTGCTGGAAACTCTCCACAGTCTGAGAAGTGGTGGATTGGAGCAG GCTTCTGTGAGGAATGGCCCAATCAGAGCGGTTCTAGTGGACTCGGTGACTGCAGTCCTCTCTCACATGCTGGGAGGCAGGCAGACGGAGG GTATGTCTCTCATGATCCAGGTGGCAGGGGCACTCAGGTTGATAGCCAAAGATCTCAATGTTGCCGTTCTG GTGACCAATCACGTGACGAGAGATGGAAACGGGGTGCTGAAAGCTGGGCTGGGGCAGTCGTGGAGCCATGTGCCCCGCACCCGGGTGCTCCTGCAGCGTGTGGACGGGCCCCAGGCGCGGCACAGCGGACTGCGCTGGGCGACCCTGCTCAAGTCCTCACGACAG CCTTGCCATCAGAAACAGCAGTTTGACTTGGGATCTGGGGGACAGCCTGCAGATTCCCATCCTGATCATCTGCAGCGAAGGGAGCAGGAGGATGTTTTTAAGCATGACTCCTGA
- the tmem248 gene encoding transmembrane protein 248 isoform X1, with the protein MFSHVYLTGAMLSINPLENLKTYISSRPPLVIFMVSVSAVAIAFLTIGYFFKIKEIKSPEMTEDWNTFLLRFNELDFCISENETLKHGLNESTTPESTVTSGQARLNTQAPPLLEDSGPINISVPITLTLDPLRPFGGYSRNITHLYATVLGQQVGLSGREAHEEMNITFTLPASWNSDDCVLHGHCEQMVFISCMTITAASNVFPVTVQPPHCVPETYTNATSWYKIFTTARDSNTKYSQDYNPFWCYKGAVGKVYHALNPKLTVIVPDDDRSLINLHLMHTSYFLFVMVITMFCYAVIKGRPGKLRPNSADFCPEKVALSEG; encoded by the exons ATGTTCAGTCAT GTGTATTTGACAGGAGCAATGCTCAGCATCAATCCCCTGGAGAATCTGAAGACCTACATCAGTAGCCGGCCTCCACTGGTCATTTTTATGGTCAGTGTAAGTGCTGTGGCCATTGCCTTCCTCACTATCGGCTACTTCTTCAAAATTAAGGAGATCAAATCCCCAGAGATGACTGAG GACTGGAACACCTTCCTGCTGCGCTTCAACGAGCTGGATTTCTGTATCTCGGAGAACGAGACCCTGAAGCATGGGCTGAATGAGTCGACTACGCCGGAGAGCACCGTGACCAGCGGCCAGGCCCGGCTCAACACTCAGGCCCCCCCCCTGCTGGAGGACTCGGGTCCCATCAACATCTCTGTCCCCATCACCCTCACGCTTGACCCCCTGCGCCCGTTCGGGGGTTACTCCCGCAACATCACCCATCTCTACGCCACAGTGCTGGGCCAGCAGGTCGGCCTTTCAG GCAGGGAAGCCCATGAAGAGATGAACATCACCTTCACCCTTCCTGCGTCCTGGAATTCGGATGACTGCGTTCTGCATGGGCACTGTGAGCAGATGGTGTTCATCAGCTGCATGACCATCACAGCAGCCAGCAACGTCTTCCCAGTCACAGT GCAGCCACCACACTGTGTTCCTGAGACCTACACCAATGCCACATCCTGGTACAAGATCTTCACCACAGCCAGAGACTCCAACACCAAATACTCGCAGGACTACAACCCCTTCTGGTGTTACAAAGGAGCTGTGGGCAAGGTGTATCATGCTTTAAACCCCAAGCTCACTGTCATTGTCCCAGAC GATGATCGCTCGCTGATAAACCTGCATCTCATGCACACCAGTTACTTCCTGTTCGTGATGGTGATCACGATGTTCTGCTATGCAGTCATCAAAGGCCGGCCAGGAAAATTACGTCCGAATAGTGCAGACTTCTGCCCTGAAAAG GTGGCTCTGTCTGAAGGATAA
- the tmem248 gene encoding transmembrane protein 248 isoform X3, which produces MLSINPLENLKTYISSRPPLVIFMVSVSAVAIAFLTIGYFFKIKEIKSPEMTEDWNTFLLRFNELDFCISENETLKHGLNESTTPESTVTSGQARLNTQAPPLLEDSGPINISVPITLTLDPLRPFGGYSRNITHLYATVLGQQVGLSGREAHEEMNITFTLPASWNSDDCVLHGHCEQMVFISCMTITAASNVFPVTVQPPHCVPETYTNATSWYKIFTTARDSNTKYSQDYNPFWCYKGAVGKVYHALNPKLTVIVPDDDRSLINLHLMHTSYFLFVMVITMFCYAVIKGRPGKLRPNSADFCPEKVALSEG; this is translated from the exons ATGCTCAGCATCAATCCCCTGGAGAATCTGAAGACCTACATCAGTAGCCGGCCTCCACTGGTCATTTTTATGGTCAGTGTAAGTGCTGTGGCCATTGCCTTCCTCACTATCGGCTACTTCTTCAAAATTAAGGAGATCAAATCCCCAGAGATGACTGAG GACTGGAACACCTTCCTGCTGCGCTTCAACGAGCTGGATTTCTGTATCTCGGAGAACGAGACCCTGAAGCATGGGCTGAATGAGTCGACTACGCCGGAGAGCACCGTGACCAGCGGCCAGGCCCGGCTCAACACTCAGGCCCCCCCCCTGCTGGAGGACTCGGGTCCCATCAACATCTCTGTCCCCATCACCCTCACGCTTGACCCCCTGCGCCCGTTCGGGGGTTACTCCCGCAACATCACCCATCTCTACGCCACAGTGCTGGGCCAGCAGGTCGGCCTTTCAG GCAGGGAAGCCCATGAAGAGATGAACATCACCTTCACCCTTCCTGCGTCCTGGAATTCGGATGACTGCGTTCTGCATGGGCACTGTGAGCAGATGGTGTTCATCAGCTGCATGACCATCACAGCAGCCAGCAACGTCTTCCCAGTCACAGT GCAGCCACCACACTGTGTTCCTGAGACCTACACCAATGCCACATCCTGGTACAAGATCTTCACCACAGCCAGAGACTCCAACACCAAATACTCGCAGGACTACAACCCCTTCTGGTGTTACAAAGGAGCTGTGGGCAAGGTGTATCATGCTTTAAACCCCAAGCTCACTGTCATTGTCCCAGAC GATGATCGCTCGCTGATAAACCTGCATCTCATGCACACCAGTTACTTCCTGTTCGTGATGGTGATCACGATGTTCTGCTATGCAGTCATCAAAGGCCGGCCAGGAAAATTACGTCCGAATAGTGCAGACTTCTGCCCTGAAAAG GTGGCTCTGTCTGAAGGATAA
- the tmem248 gene encoding transmembrane protein 248 isoform X5 has protein sequence MDWNTFLLRFNELDFCISENETLKHGLNESTTPESTVTSGQARLNTQAPPLLEDSGPINISVPITLTLDPLRPFGGYSRNITHLYATVLGQQVGLSGREAHEEMNITFTLPASWNSDDCVLHGHCEQMVFISCMTITAASNVFPVTVQPPHCVPETYTNATSWYKIFTTARDSNTKYSQDYNPFWCYKGAVGKVYHALNPKLTVIVPDDDRSLINLHLMHTSYFLFVMVITMFCYAVIKGRPGKLRPNSADFCPEKVALSEG, from the exons atg GACTGGAACACCTTCCTGCTGCGCTTCAACGAGCTGGATTTCTGTATCTCGGAGAACGAGACCCTGAAGCATGGGCTGAATGAGTCGACTACGCCGGAGAGCACCGTGACCAGCGGCCAGGCCCGGCTCAACACTCAGGCCCCCCCCCTGCTGGAGGACTCGGGTCCCATCAACATCTCTGTCCCCATCACCCTCACGCTTGACCCCCTGCGCCCGTTCGGGGGTTACTCCCGCAACATCACCCATCTCTACGCCACAGTGCTGGGCCAGCAGGTCGGCCTTTCAG GCAGGGAAGCCCATGAAGAGATGAACATCACCTTCACCCTTCCTGCGTCCTGGAATTCGGATGACTGCGTTCTGCATGGGCACTGTGAGCAGATGGTGTTCATCAGCTGCATGACCATCACAGCAGCCAGCAACGTCTTCCCAGTCACAGT GCAGCCACCACACTGTGTTCCTGAGACCTACACCAATGCCACATCCTGGTACAAGATCTTCACCACAGCCAGAGACTCCAACACCAAATACTCGCAGGACTACAACCCCTTCTGGTGTTACAAAGGAGCTGTGGGCAAGGTGTATCATGCTTTAAACCCCAAGCTCACTGTCATTGTCCCAGAC GATGATCGCTCGCTGATAAACCTGCATCTCATGCACACCAGTTACTTCCTGTTCGTGATGGTGATCACGATGTTCTGCTATGCAGTCATCAAAGGCCGGCCAGGAAAATTACGTCCGAATAGTGCAGACTTCTGCCCTGAAAAG GTGGCTCTGTCTGAAGGATAA
- the rad51d gene encoding DNA repair protein RAD51 homolog 4 isoform X2 → MVFLREGLCPGLTEEVIQALRTQEIRTVEDLVSSELEELAQKCSISYKALVAIRRVLLTQHTGFPVSGADLYEELLSSMAILSTGNESLDVLLDAGLYTGEVTELAGGPGSGKTQVCLGVAVNISCVLKRTVLYIDTNGGLSASRLLQMVQSKTSNMEEQVEALNRILVCRVFDVFSLLETLHSLRSGGLEQASVRNGPIRAVLVDSVTAVLSHMLGGRQTEGDQSRDERWKRGAESWAGAVVEPCAPHPGAPAACGRAPGAAQRTALGDPAQVLTTALPSETAV, encoded by the exons ATGGTCTTCCTCAGAGAGGGCCTGTGTCCCGGCTTGACTGAAGAAGTGATACAGGCACTGCGGACCCAAGAGATCAGGACAG TGGAAGACCTGGTCTCATCAGAACTTGAGGAACTTGCTCAGAAGTGCTCCATATCCTACAAG GCGCTGGTAGCTATACGCCGTGTCCTCCTTACTCAGCACACTGGCTTTCCTGTCTCGGGAGCTGATCTCTACGAGGAGCTGCTGAGCTCCATGGCGATCCTGTCCACAGGAAATGAGAG TCTGGACGTGCTGCTGGACGCTGGGCTGTACACAGGGGAGGTGACAGAGCTGGCTGGGGGCCCGGGCAGTGGGAAGACACAG GTTTGCCTGGGTGTGGCAGTGAACATATCCTGTGTTCTGAAGCGGACTGTCCTATATATTGACACGAATGGGGGCCTGTCTGCCTCTCGCCTGCTCCAGATGGTGCAgtccaagaccagcaatatggAGGAGCAG GTGGAAGCTCTGAACAGGATCCTGGTGTGCCGGGTGTTTGATGTCTTCTCCTTGCTGGAAACTCTCCACAGTCTGAGAAGTGGTGGATTGGAGCAG GCTTCTGTGAGGAATGGCCCAATCAGAGCGGTTCTAGTGGACTCGGTGACTGCAGTCCTCTCTCACATGCTGGGAGGCAGGCAGACGGAGG GTGACCAATCACGTGACGAGAGATGGAAACGGGGTGCTGAAAGCTGGGCTGGGGCAGTCGTGGAGCCATGTGCCCCGCACCCGGGTGCTCCTGCAGCGTGTGGACGGGCCCCAGGCGCGGCACAGCGGACTGCGCTGGGCGACCCTGCTCAAGTCCTCACGACAG CCTTGCCATCAGAAACAGCAGTTTGA